The nucleotide window gttattttttgtgattttttatttttactgtaGTGTCGTTCGATTTTCtcatgaatgacacaggaaacgaatgatgagcgcccaacggcagctgtcagtaggctgttctctgaccgaggataggtgctgtgcatgtatccagatcatcatcatcatcatcatcatcagcagcagcagcagcagcagcagcagcagcatctcgacTTGCAAACAATTTATGAAAATACATCTGGTTTTGTGAAGTagtctttaactttttttttgaaGACTGTAGAGTCAACAACCCAGTCAGGACCACGTATGTCTAATCCATCTGTCAAGACAATTACCTGAACGTCCACGAGCATAGGTCTGGAAAATTGCCTCGCTACAGCacacagtagaaaaaaaaaaaaaaaaaaaaacgtggccaACGCACAACACGCTGTTTATCAAACGGATGCATACGAAcctcagttaactctctccatacgaacggcgaaagtgacgacgttaacaacgtttcaccccaattaccatcatcaaaatattgcagtcggaaggctcttatactgaagaggtaaatgttgacaaagaaaaccacaattctgacgacgggagctaaaggttgggtcattcagacacccactggacatccgaggggtctgtgtagaggggaagagaggactggccgtactgagtgagttaacttactTTGACACCGTtgaagggaagagaaagggagagaaagtgaaagagagacagagggatagaaggagagggagagatagaggggagaaaagagagagagagagagagagagagagagagagagagagagagagagagagagactgtgtgtgagtgtgtgagtgtctgtgtgtctgtctttgtgactgattctgtgtctgtcagtgggtgagggacagagagagtaagagaatgaGAGTAataacgtgtgcgtgtgcgtgtgcatgtatgtgtgtgtgtgtgtggggggggggggggggggcggaggggacggtattgtgtgtgtatgtatgtatgtgtgtgtgtgtgtgtgtgtgagagagagagagagagagagagagagagagagagagagagagagataaacgagcaaaacaaaaactaaacacacacacacacccaaccccaaccccttctagacacacacacacacacacacacacacacacacacacacccccaccccccacccccccacccccacacacacacacacaacaatcacaaaacacaacacaacacagcaaacccCAAGCACCCTATACTGACCAACTCCAGAAGCCTGAGGAGCTCTGCAGGCCGCTCCACGCAGCACTTCTGGCCCTCCCTGGAGTCCCGCTTGGTGAACACGTTGAGCATGGCCTCCTCCTCGGGGCTGGGGCCCAGCCTGACCTCGCTGCACGGCACGCACAGCTCCTCACGCTCCAGGATCTTGGAGATCTGCTCGCCCACTTTGGGCTGGTGCGAGTGGTGCGTCAGGTCGTGGTACAGCTTGGCGTACAGCGAGGCGATGGTGGCGATCAGGATGACCCCgcccacgatcaccaccaccgtcagccCGTACAGGTAGCTGGTCAGCCGGGCCACCTTCCTTTGAAGGCGGGCGCTGTCTGCTCCTCCACCGCCACCTGCCCCTGCGGCGTTAGTCATGGCGGGGTCTCCTCCGGACGGGTGGCTGTAGGCCTTGTTGTTGATGAGCGCCATGCCGTTGTTGGGATCACCCCCGCCGCGTttttggaggtggtggttgtggtggggggcggaggaggaggaggtggcagggttggtggtgggggtgggggtggtggaggaaggggtggggtagtTGGcgtagtgggaggaggaggagggggacttgTCGCTCCGCAGAAGGTTGGTGTCCGGGGTGTCGTGGTCACTGATGTCACCCATTGCTTGCTGCTgaggatgctgttgctgttgttgttgatgctgttgttgtagctgttgtcgttgttgatgctgatgctgttgttgttgatgctgatgctgatgctgttgttgcaggCAAGGATAGAAGAAGACTGGGTAAGAGAGGTTATAGATATACCTTCTCCTGACCCTTCACTTTAAATAGTCTATCGTTTTctggacttgttgttgttgttgttgttatggttgtgttACTGACTGAATCAACGTTGACTTACTTTCGATGATAAAATGTGTGAAAGAGTTGAGATGCCGCAGTGTCTGGCTTTGAAACCACGCTGGTGGGGCCGACACTCGGTGGTCCAGGGTTCCAGTCCTTCTTTCTGCAAAATAGAACACAGAAAATATTTACATAattatgaatcttttttttttttttcatttcatttcaattttgtcttattttcactcaaggtctgactaagcgtgttgggttacgctactggtaaGATATCGGCTTAacaaatgtggtgtagcttatatggaattgtccgaatgcAGCGACGTCTtgctgagtaactgaactgaaatgaactgaggAAAAAtgtcaatgaaacacacacacacacacacacacacacacacacacacacacacacacatatatatatatatatatatatatatatatatagagagagagagagagagagagagagagagagagagagagaggtgtgtgtgtgtgtgtgtgtgtgtgtgtgtgtgtgtgtgcgctaagaCATATTTCATACACAAGCTTTGCCATTACACATTTTTTTCTATTTGCATCCTTACACAATATGTATGTTTTGACCGTTTTAAATACAACGCGTACCAGACGAATTgacgaaataaataaaaatagtaaAATATTGTATATCACTCATGAATTCCTCCATCAGATATCCCTTTACAACTATCATCTCATTCACTGCACTTTTTCGAAGTGACTTCTCATGCTTTTCGCGCCTACACATTATTTCTGGCATTTTACGGACAGAATAGAAATGAGAATCGGAGCCGGTTGACGATCTCGAAGCTTGTCCCTAAAGGGAGTGAAACAGGAAAGTCTCACACATACTGAGAGcagagttgtgtggtgtgtcggaAACCTGACCTTTCCCTTGGTGTCTGacgtgtgttattgttgtgtgcgttgtgtgtgtgtgtgtgtgtgtgtgtgtgtgtgtgtgtgtggtgtgtgtgtgtgtgtgtgtgtgtgtgtgtgtgtgtgtgcgtgtggtgtgtgtgtgtgtgtgtgtgtgtgtgtgtgtgtgtggtgtgtgtgtgtgtgtgtgtgtgtgtgtgtggtgtgtgtgtgtgtgtgtgtgtggtgtgtatgtgtgtggtgtgtatgtgtgtgtgtgtgtgtgtgtgtgtgtgtgtgtgtgtgtgtgtgtgtgtggtgtgtgtgtgtgtgtgtgtgtgtgtgtgtgtgtgtgtgtgtgtgtgtgtgtgtgtgtgtgtgtgtgtgtgtgtgtgtgtgtgtgtgtgtgtgtgtgtgtgtgtgtgtgtgtgtgtgtgtgtgtgtgtgtgtatgtgtgtgtgtgtgtgtgtgtgtgtgtgtgtgtgtgtgtgtgcgtgtgtgtgtatgtgtgtgtgtgtgtgtgtgtgtgtgtgtgtgtgtgtgtgtggtgtgtgtgtgtgtgtgtgtgtgtgtgtgtgtgtgtgtgtgtgtgtgtgtgtgtgtgtgtgtgtgtttaatgggttatttcttttgcttttccttctttgttttctgtcctttctttgttttttgtttttttaatcttaattagaaagttctttgtttgttttgttgtcgttctttatctgtttgtttttaaaaccCATTTATCATTTTCCATttcaatacacacatgcacgcgagcgcgcgcgcgtacacacacacacacacacacacacacacacacacacacacacacacacacacacacacactatcatacaTACGGACGCAttcatacaaccacacacacacacacgaacacgcagacacacccatacactcacccacacacaaaaacacaaatgatGATATAATTTTCAGACGCAAGTTCGTCGTACCAATGCAAATCACACTTGGCTGTTGGAGCAGAATATTGATGTGCCCAGTTCATGTGGCTCCAACTGAAAACACCGGTAACTAGAACAATAAATGCAGCAATAACTAGAACTTTCTTACTTCATTCCTTCAATGATAAccagagcagtttcagtttcagtttcaatttctcaagggggcgacactgagttcggacaaattaatataataataataataataataataataataataataataataatggtatttatatagtgctgaatcttgtgcagagacaaatcaaagcgctttcgcaccagtcattcacacgcatgcataactctaaaactgtagaacaaactaaagacaaggaagaggcaggcaaggaaggctattttgggaagaggtgggttttaaggccagacttgaaagagctgagtgtggagacttgacgaagcgaaagaggaagttcattccaattgcatcaTATCtattaggcagatgcctgaccagcagtgtaaccaacTCAACGCTCTCAGTGCATGCTATatacatgtgtacctatcagaatggtacacatgtgtatattatcaaattcattacggaccaagtattgttctaatgtcaagtgcatatgctttagtaacctgacaattgagcatataatttttcactgtagtttgatgaagccttttgtacacgaaagtgtgtcttcacaagtgactgagaacgttgatgtttttgactttttgcattcattatcagttgtttcgcttgtcagtttaacgacttctcttttacgaagtcctttaagtaatttcctgtaactgtatttagaggttgttttttttgtttttgttttgtttttttttccaaatttcaccccatttttaccctcatttgcccagtttcccccaaccctccattcatccacatctcccaccccttcttaccgataatactcagatgtattcataaatactttaacaaaatgtcttcaatcaccgatatgtgtgaccgggacattaaacaaaaattcctcctatcagaatggatttctcctGCAGACGTTTTGctagaagacaacactctcgttgccatggggttcctttttttttccagagctccaagtgcatgctgcacatgggacctcgaggggtttatcgtctcatccgaatgactagacgtccagtttgattttccagtcaaacgtgggagagagggcgagagtagGATTCCAGTTCGGTCCCttacggactctctgtgttggtaGATGAAGctattaaccctctccatacgaacggcgaaagagacgacgttaacagcatttcaccccaattaccatcatcaaaatattgcaagcggaaggctcttatactgaagaggtaaatgttgagaaagaacaccacaattctgacgacggaagctaaaggttgggtcattcattcagacacccacaggacatccgaggggtctgtgtagaggagaagagaggactggccgtactgagtgagtcacaCCCCTGGCTGAAGCAATAACAGGAACGATAACTCACATCCGTACGCAGTTACAAAAGCGaaaggtgaaggaggtgggtgcaGAAAAAAACATCAGGGCTATTTTTAATCTCGGTGTCAGAAACATTATCATGacgttttcaacaacaacaacaacaacaacagcccaaaATATCAGCTCTGTCTGGTCAGAGTTCAGAGGATGTCGTAAGCAGAAATACTTTTGTTTTGGAGGAATGTCTcggtctatgttgtgtgtgtgtgtgtgtgtgtgtgtgtgtgtgtgtgtgtgtgtgtgtgtgttcatgtgtgtgtgtgtgtgtgtgtgtgtgtgtgtgtgtgtgtgtgtggttgtctgtccgtctgtctgtctgtctctctctctctctctctctcgctgtctctgcctgcctctccccccatctctctttctccatatctctctctctctctcccccctctctctctttctctctcccccctctctctcccccctctctctccatacccctttctctctcccccatctatccctctctctctcccctttctctctctctctctccccgtttctctctcccccatctatctatccctatctctctccatctctctctctcccccctttctctctccccctcccccgtttctctctctccatctcccctttctctctctccccctccccctttctctctccccctccccctttctctctctccatctcccctttctctctctccatctcccctttctctctctccccctccccccctctctctctctcccccttttctctctccccccccccctctctccatagcCACAGACTGCGAAGTGCGATGTGCTTGCTGTGTGTCACACAGAAAGATAGTTATTACCAGCGGCGGTGCTGTCGTGATCACAGTGGACACAGCCTTCGGGTTGAACGACATGGCCTGGCACACTACAACCCCACACCGTGTCGATTTCatctgcttcagtgtgtgtgtgtgtgtgtgtgtgtgtgtgtgtgtgtgtgtgtgtgtgtgtgtgtgtgtgtgtgtgtgtaacctaacctaacctaacctaacttAATGTAACCTTATTAAAGCGCCTTTCTATGTAAAGTGTGCTCGTTTGCGTTGTACAATACACAAAAAGAAACGATGTTAAAACATCTATATAAacacgagaaaagaaaaaagaaaaggaacaaaaaaagaaaaaaaatagaaaaaaaatagccCTACACAGAACAgccaaccaaaaaaataaaataaaataaaataaaataaaataaataaataaataaataaataaacacacaaaaaaagaaaaaccactcCATCACTATTTTATACCCCATAATATGCAGACAAAATAACCACAATCTCCACCACTCTCGTCATACATGTATCAgtcaccacacaccaacacaatacacgtacgtatatatatatatatatatatatatatatatatatatatcacgataCTGAAATCCAAATATCGCAATACTTTACAAACTACGATCATTAGCAATACCTGAAACTTCTTCCAAcatcgcaatacaatacaatacaatacaatgcaatgcaacgcagcgCGGTGacgggcaatacaatacaatgcaatgcaatgcaatgcaatacaatacactcaacacaaaccacaaTACAATGCGACGTGACGTGacgcaatgaaatacaatacaatgcaattacaattacaattacaaaacaacacaatacaatcattaaaaaacaacaacaacatttcacaATATACTTAATCACCCCACTCCCAACCTCTAATAAAGCCAGTCACGTAGGCCACACTACACTAAAACTGTATGATATTACATCTCTCAAAgtatcccttcccctctccccccccccccccccccagccccatatcctcacacccacacctgaTACACTGGATGACACGAGCACAGAGgacacagggaggggagaggagggggagagggggggagggggtagatgaTGGTGAGAGACAGGTTGTCCCCGGGGGTAGTGTGGGAGATGGAATGTGTCTTGTGGGTTTTGgggaggtcgtgtgtgtgtgtggggggggggggggggggggtgagggtgagaagggggggggaggaaggagtgatGGGTGTGAGGTGATGGGAGAaagtggggtggggcaggggagagagagagagagagagagagagagagagagcaggggagagagagagagagagagagagagagagagagagagagtaatataaataaagggagaaagagagaaaaaaaaaagatatagagagaaagggaatgaaagacacacagaaatagagagaaagaaagagagaaagaatggggaagggagtgtgagagaaagagagagagagatggagaaagaaagaaagaaggaaagtgagagagagaggtggaaaaagaaggaaagagagagagagaggtggagaaagaaagaaggaaagagcgagagagagagagaaagagagagagaggtggagaaagaaagaaggaaagagagagagagagagagagagagagagagagagagggagaggtggacaaataaagaaggaaagagagagaggtggagaaagaatgaaaagaagtgaTGATGTAGTGGGGTGGTATGTCTCCAGGTGGGATGTAGTGGGGTGGTATGTCTCCAGGTGGGATGTAGCGGGGTGGTATGTCTCCAGGTGGGATGTAGTGGGGTGGTATGTCTCCAGGTGGGATGTAGTGGAGTGGTATGTCTCCAGGTGGGATGTAGCGGGGTGGTATGTCTCCAGGTGGGATGTAGCGGGGTGGTATGTCTCCAGGTGGGATGTAGTGGAGTGGTATGTCTCCAGGTGGGATGTAGTGGGGTGGTATGTCTCCAGGTAGTATGTAGTGGGGTGGTATGTCTCCAGGTGGGATGTAGTGGGGTGGTATGTCTCCAGGTAGTATGTAGTGGGGTGGTATGTCTCCAGGTGGGATGTAGTGGGGTGGTATGTCTCCAGGTGGGATGTAGTGGGGTGGTATGTCTCCAGGTGAGGGGGTGGGCCAGGTGGGATGTAGTGGGGTGGTATGTCTCCAGGTGGGATGTAGGTATTGGCGCGGTTAAAGGAGATATTCACAACACCTGTACGCTGGTGtttaaagaaaagatgaaaagcaAGCCTGTTGAAGACACTAAAAAACCCCGAAAAGTAtaaggtgaaagaaaaaaaagtatatagttCTTTCTTGTTGAAGACAATAGAAGAAAGCTAATAGGGGCGTGTAAGTGGTTGGGGGGTGAttaaaagccaaacaaacaaacaaacagcaacaacaacaacagcaacaacaacgacaaaattattaacatcaacaccaacggcaacaaaatcaACTATTactacaacaaaagcaacaacaacagcagcagcagcaactacaacaacaacagcaacagcaacaacaacaacagcaacaacaacactaaaacacaTGAGTAATTTTCatcaactttttttcccccttcaaccCACACAGAACCCCACAATTTTGTGCGTGagtgaagaacagaaaaaaaaagtctaattaTTAGAAGTGTCAGTATTCACAGCTTCCGTGGGGCCCTGTATGACGACAACAAAAACGGAAACCGAAAACCGAGACAAAATTGCCAGcaaaaacagccacaacaacaacaacaacaactcacttcTGGTACGTTCACAAATCAACAAACGACGCATTCGCAGTTCCTTTCCAGCaatgttatttatttctttaaacaaaaaaaacaaaaaacaaaaaacaaaaacaaaaaaacgtttaaAATAGTTTCAAACTCAGTCTTTTTTCCACCTCTGATTTTTCGCAACGATATTTTGTTTTACACAGTGACGCAGAACTTACTTGCAGTAGCTTGCTATATAATCACTTGGAAAAGACAAGAGGGTGAACAGTTatctgtttaactctttccatacgaacggcgaaagagacgacgttaacagcgtttcaccccaattaccatcatcaaaatattgcaagcggaaggctcttatactgaagacgtgaatgttgacaaagaataccacaattctgacgacggaagctaaaggttgggtcattccactggacatccgaggggtctgtgtagtggagaagagaggactggccgtactgagtgagttaaaatagttTCAAACTCAGTCTTTTCCACCTCTGATTTTTCGCAACGATATTTTGTTTTACACAGTGACGCAGCAGAACTTACTTGCAGTAGCTTGCTATATAATCACTTGGAAAAGACAAGAGGGTGAACAGTTATCTGtttaataaataatgataataataataataataataataataataataataatagcgatgataaaaaaaacaaaaaacaaaaaacaacctcatcatcttcatcctcatcatcctcatcatcataacgACATGGTACTGCCGGAAGTgtaatttctttatttttcagtttcagtctctttgGTTCTGATCACCTGA belongs to Babylonia areolata isolate BAREFJ2019XMU chromosome 13, ASM4173473v1, whole genome shotgun sequence and includes:
- the LOC143289179 gene encoding uncharacterized protein LOC143289179, which translates into the protein MGDISDHDTPDTNLLRSDKSPSSSSHYANYPTPSSTTPTPTTNPATSSSSAPHHNHHLQKRGGGDPNNGMALINNKAYSHPSGGDPAMTNAAGAGGGGGADSARLQRKVARLTSYLYGLTVVVIVGGVILIATIASLYAKLYHDLTHHSHQPKVGEQISKILEREELCVPCSEVRLGPSPEEEAMLNVFTKRDSREGQKCCVERPAELLRLLELYINKTYRQEIAKGHISMRQSSSSDDPQDKPAAHLMGYPQRQDQNQAPGRQFPISMWIYREDLAFINHVTYRYGRIVVPDDGLYYVYSQVAFLEVLSPSNGGSGGGGGSGRSPSSAGAYGTESPSLSHYLYRYNIIYPNGGEEKLVQNSITKCWGPNRAFGEYTSYLGAVFHLRQGDEVFVKVSNLTMMALDPKSNYFGLFKL